The Aeromonas veronii genome includes the window GCACCATCGGCTACGCCAAGGAGCACCTGCACGCCAGTGCCGAGAGCATCAATTTGCAGCTGGCAGCCCTCGGTGGCCACGCCTGGGTGTCAGTGTGCAAGGCGCTGGTGACCAAGGCGAGCGCCTACATTCCGGTGCTGCCCGTCTACCTCGGCCTGCTGATGGGGGTGATGAAGGAGCGCGGCGTGCACGAGGGCTGCATCGAGCAGATGCGGCGGCTGTTCGCCGACAAGATGTATGGCCCCAAGGGGGTGGTGGCCGATGGCAACCGTTTGATCCGCATGGACGATCATGAGCTGGAGCCGGCCATTCAGGCTGCAGTTTCCGCACTCTGGTCCAAGGTCACGCCGGACAACTTCCAGAGTCTCGGGGATTTCGGCGGATTGGAGCGGGACTTCATGTGGCTCAACGGTTTCGACCTGCCGGAGGTCGATTATGGCGCACCGGTCAATGTCGCGGCCCTGACCGAGCTGACACCCTGAGCCATCAGGCCACGCTGGGAATCGACTCGACTGGTGTGTCGGGGCGTGCGTCAGTACGCATCTGACGATGGTGCGTGTTGCCTGATGAGAGCCCATGGGGGCGGGTAGCAAGGGCCACTCTCAGGCCACGCTGGGAATTGACTCGGCGGGTGTGTCGGGGGAGTGCGCCAGTATGGTCTGGTTGCGCCCCTGGCGTTTGGCCTGGTACATGGCCATGTCGGCTCTGTGGATCAGCTGGCTCAGGCTGGTATCGGCGGGGGATCGCTCTGCCACCCCGATGCTGACGGTGATGGTGGGGTGGTGCAGCAGTTCGATCCGCTGGCGCAGCTGCTCGGCCTGCTCCCGGCAGCGGGCACCGTCCTGGGGCATGGCCACCAGAAACTCCTCTCCTCCCCAGCGCCCAATCTGTTGCAGATCCGGTGCCCAGCGTTTCAGCTCATGGGCCAGTCGCTGGATGGCGAGATCCCCGGTTTGGTGGCCGTGCCTGTCGTTGATCTGCTTGAAGTGATCGATGTCGATGATGAGTAGGGTCAGCGGCTGGTGCTGCTGCCACTGGTGCGCCAGCCGCTCCATCAGGGCACGCCGGTTTGGCAGCCCGGTCAGCTGATCGAAGGTAGCGAGTTTGTAGAGGTGACGCGAGTTGCGGTGCAACCTGTGGGTCGCCAGCCCGAGCAGGACCAGGGCCACCCCCAGCAGGAAGACCAGCATCAGCTGATAGTAACGGGCGCTCTGCTGATACAGCAGTTGCTGGCGCTTGCGGTCATTCTCCTGCTGCAATGCGCGGTTGCTGGCCTCGCTGCGCGCCAGTTCCCGCTCGGCCTGAAAGGCGCTGGCGTGCTGGCTCAGGGTCTGGTTGAAGTGCTGCTGGTAATCCTGCATGTATTCGGTCATGGCCCGGTAGGCCTCGGGGTAGCGCCCCAGATCCGCCAGCAGGCTGGCTTGCAGCGCCTTGCCCTCTATGGTGGTGGCCTCGGTCTGGGCCGTCAGCAGTTGCAGCGCGAGCTGCTTCTCGCCGCTCCCTTGCAGGGTCCTGGCCCGGGTTTCGGTCAGGCGTGACGCCGCCTGGGGGTAGCCGAGGCTCAGGTAGATCTCCTGCGCCTCGTTCAGCCTCTGCCAGGCCGCTTCCCACTCTTTCAATCCATTGAGGGCTATGGCCTGATAGCCGAGCACGATGGCGCGGTAGTCCGGTGGCAGGCCGGGCTGCCCGAGCAGGGTATCGAGCAACTGCCACGCCTTGGCCGGCTGGTCCGTGTCGATGTAGAGCCGCGCCATGTTGGCCTTGATGATGGCCTGGCTGTTGGGCTCGTCCAGCCGGACCATCAGCCGCAGGGCATCCTGATAATAGGTTTCCGACTCCTGATAGAGACGAAGATCGGCGTAGAGGTTGCCAAGGGTCATCAGCAGGCGGGCCCGTTGCAGGCTGGAGAGGGTCGTCTCCTGTGCCTGCTGATTGAGGTGATAGGCGGTCTTGAGTTCGCCGATGGCCTCCTTGAGCTGACGGGTGCGATAGAGGGCGAGACCGTTGAGAGCATGCCACTGGGCGAGCCTGGCCGGATGGCCCATGAGAGCGGGTTGCAACTGCGCCAGCAGCCTGAGGGCCTGGCGAGGGGCTTCCGTCTCCAGAGTGAGGGCGACCTGCTGCAACCGGAAGTCCAGCAAGCGGCTGGTCTCTTTGTGGGCGGCGGCGAGGGAGCGTGCGCGGGCGTTGTCTACCAGGGCGTCGGGATGGCGTCCCAGTGCCGCCTTGGCGAGGGATCTGGCGTGGAACAGCTCCATCCCCTGGCGTGGCTCGGCGTCGAGACGCTGCAAATAGCCGGCAGGATCGCGCGCCGCCGCTAATTCCGTCTCGTCAAACAAGGGGGGAGCCGCCTGCACCTGAGTCATCCAGAGCAGCACCAGAGCCATCACCAGTCTCATCGAATCTTCTTCCTGACCACTGGCGCCATCATAGAGGCTGAGTCCGGGTACACCATGATTCTTTGCTTCTCTATGCCCGTATGGGGGGAAAGATGAGAGGGGCAGGGTCACAACTCGGGACGCATCACACACCCGGAGTTGATTCGTGGTAAAACAGTGGTGACAATCGGGAACACATCACCCTGGAGAATCATCATGTTGGCCAAAGCCATGATCGAGAAGTTGAACGAGCAGATCAATCTGGAATTCTATTCCTCCAATCTCTACCTGCAGATGAGCGCCTGGTGTGAGGACAAGGGCTTCGAAGGGGCTGCCACCTTCCTGCGCCAGCACGCGGTCGAGGAGCGCCAGCACATGGAGCGCCTGTTCACCTATGTGAGCGAGACGGGCTCCATGCCGG containing:
- a CDS encoding diguanylate cyclase domain-containing protein, with the protein product MALVLLWMTQVQAAPPLFDETELAAARDPAGYLQRLDAEPRQGMELFHARSLAKAALGRHPDALVDNARARSLAAAHKETSRLLDFRLQQVALTLETEAPRQALRLLAQLQPALMGHPARLAQWHALNGLALYRTRQLKEAIGELKTAYHLNQQAQETTLSSLQRARLLMTLGNLYADLRLYQESETYYQDALRLMVRLDEPNSQAIIKANMARLYIDTDQPAKAWQLLDTLLGQPGLPPDYRAIVLGYQAIALNGLKEWEAAWQRLNEAQEIYLSLGYPQAASRLTETRARTLQGSGEKQLALQLLTAQTEATTIEGKALQASLLADLGRYPEAYRAMTEYMQDYQQHFNQTLSQHASAFQAERELARSEASNRALQQENDRKRQQLLYQQSARYYQLMLVFLLGVALVLLGLATHRLHRNSRHLYKLATFDQLTGLPNRRALMERLAHQWQQHQPLTLLIIDIDHFKQINDRHGHQTGDLAIQRLAHELKRWAPDLQQIGRWGGEEFLVAMPQDGARCREQAEQLRQRIELLHHPTITVSIGVAERSPADTSLSQLIHRADMAMYQAKRQGRNQTILAHSPDTPAESIPSVA